The Rhodothermus marinus DSM 4252 DNA segment ATGGCGCCCGTGGCGCCCAGCGGATGGCCCATCGCGATGGCGCCGCCGTTCACGTTCACACGCTCGGGCCCTTCGTCTTCCAGCCCCATATCGCGCATGAACTTGAGCACCACTGCTGCGAAGGCCTCGTTGACCTCGATCAGGTCGATGTCGTCGAGCGTCATGCCCGCCTTCTGCAGCGCCTTTTTCGAGGCCGGCGCCGGTCCGGTCAGCATGATCGTGGGCTCGGTGCCCACCAGCGCGGCCGAGACGATTCGGGCCCGCGGCTTCAGCCCCAGCGCTTCGCCTTTCTCCTTCGAGCCGATCAGCACCAGCGCGGCCCCGTCGACGATGCCCGATGAGTTGCCCGCCGTGTGCACATGGTTGATGCGCTCGACGGTGACGTACTTCTGGAGCGCCACGTCGTCGAAGCCCATGGCGCCCATCATCTCGAAGGCCGGCGGCAACGCAGCCAGCGCCTCGAGCGTCGTGTCGGGCCGGATGTGTTCGTCCTCGGCCAGCACCACCAGGCCGTTCTGGTCGCGCACGGGCACGATCGACTTGAAATAGCCGTTGGCCCGGGCGTGGGCGGCCCGCTGCTGCGAGCAGAGCGCGTAGCGGTCGACGTCTTCGCGCGTGAAGCCCTCGATCGTGGCGATCAGGTCCGCGCCGATGCCCTGCGGCACAAAGCCGATCTTCATGCTGACGGCCGGGTCCAGCATCATGGGACCACCGTCCGAGCCCATCGGCACACGCGACATCGACTCGACGCCACCGGCCACCACCAGGTCTTCCCAGCCGGAGCGCACCTTCATGGCGGCCAGGTTGACGGCGTCGAGACCGGACGCACAGAAGCGGTTAATCTGCACGCCCGGCACCGACAGGTCCCAACCGGCGTAGAGCGCGGCCGTCTTGGCGATGTTACCGCCCTGCTCCCCGATGGGCGTCACGCACCCCAGGATGACATCGTCCACCTGCGACGTATCCAGCTCGTGGCGCCGCTTGAGTTCGGCAAAGAGCGTGGTGAGCAGGTCGATGGGTTTGACCTCGTAAAGCGATCCGGTCGTTTTGCCCCGTCCGCGGGGTGTGCGGATCGCATCGAAAACGTAGGCTTCGCGGGCCATGGTCGGATCGACTGGTTAAAGGCGGACCACCACCTTGCCGACGTTGCGGCCGGCGTGCAGATGCTCGACGGCATCCGCCACCGACTCCAGTCCCTCGAAGGGGGTGGGATCGACGGCCACCCGCAGCTTCCCGCTCCGATAGAGCTGGAAAAGCCGGGGCAGGTGCGTGCGAAAATGTGCGACAAAATGCGGCAGGAAAAAGCCGTGCACCGAAGCCGACTTCGGAATCAGCCGGGCGTAGATGCGCGGGCGGGCCACGGGCTGCGGGCCGGTCAGGTACTCGCTGATGAACCCGATGCAGAGCAGCCGGCCGTGCCGCGCCAGCGCCTCCAGGCACAGATCGAACAGCTCACCGCCCACGCTTTCGTAGACCACGTCCACCCCGTCCGGAAACTCTTCCCGGAGCACGCGGGCCACGTCCTCTTCCCGGTAGTTGATCACGCGGTCGCACCCCAGCTCCCGGAGCAGCGCGGCTTTCTCTTCCGAGCCACAGGTGCCGATCACCGTACAACCGGCCATGCGGGCCAGTTGCACCGCGTACTGGCCGGTCCCGCCTGCGGCGGCCGTCACCAGCACCTTTTCCCCGGCGCGAATGCGGGCCACCTCCTGCAGGGAGATCGAAGCCGTCAGGCCGCTGACCAGCAGGCTCACCACTTCGGCCGAGACTTCCGGTACCGGGATCGCATGCTTGGCCGGTACGATCTGGTACTCGGCATAGCCGCCGCCCAGCTTGATCGTCCCCACCGGATCACCCGGCCGGAAGTCCCGGACGCCCTCCCCCACGGCTACCACCTCGCCCACCGCTTCGGCGCCCAGATCGAACGGCGGCGTCATCGCCGGGCGGTACCGACCGGCCGTGATGTTGACGTCGGTCGCGTTCACCCCGGCGAAGCGATTGCGGATCA contains these protein-coding regions:
- a CDS encoding acetyl-CoA C-acetyltransferase codes for the protein MAREAYVFDAIRTPRGRGKTTGSLYEVKPIDLLTTLFAELKRRHELDTSQVDDVILGCVTPIGEQGGNIAKTAALYAGWDLSVPGVQINRFCASGLDAVNLAAMKVRSGWEDLVVAGGVESMSRVPMGSDGGPMMLDPAVSMKIGFVPQGIGADLIATIEGFTREDVDRYALCSQQRAAHARANGYFKSIVPVRDQNGLVVLAEDEHIRPDTTLEALAALPPAFEMMGAMGFDDVALQKYVTVERINHVHTAGNSSGIVDGAALVLIGSKEKGEALGLKPRARIVSAALVGTEPTIMLTGPAPASKKALQKAGMTLDDIDLIEVNEAFAAVVLKFMRDMGLEDEGPERVNVNGGAIAMGHPLGATGAMLLGTALDELERRDLSTALITLCVGGGMGIATIIERV
- a CDS encoding quinone oxidoreductase family protein — encoded protein: MLLPKTYRKLVARRLSPHFREAAEIVEVLTPRPGPGELLIRNRFAGVNATDVNITAGRYRPAMTPPFDLGAEAVGEVVAVGEGVRDFRPGDPVGTIKLGGGYAEYQIVPAKHAIPVPEVSAEVVSLLVSGLTASISLQEVARIRAGEKVLVTAAAGGTGQYAVQLARMAGCTVIGTCGSEEKAALLRELGCDRVINYREEDVARVLREEFPDGVDVVYESVGGELFDLCLEALARHGRLLCIGFISEYLTGPQPVARPRIYARLIPKSASVHGFFLPHFVAHFRTHLPRLFQLYRSGKLRVAVDPTPFEGLESVADAVEHLHAGRNVGKVVVRL